CATCAGAATAGACTGGCCCAATACTGGACATCCATAGACGTCTCAGGTCAGTCAGTGCTCACTGGGTCTGATCAGTTCTCAGAGTTAGCATGTCACACCTAACCAAAATTGGAACTGACTTTCATATTAAGTCGAAAGTTGATTCAAAGCCAAATTGTTCTCTTCCTGAAGGAAAAGCTTAAGAAAAAGATGTTGCAGTCATGCCACTGCCTGTATGCAAGCCTCCAGAAAACTAAAGCCCTTTTGCTTTTGAAAAGTTAGCAGTGTTCAGTATTAGGTCGGTCAAACACGCCTTTCCCTGTTTTTGTTGCACCAGAGATTTATGCACTCACCGACAGCGACCAAGTTGTTTATGAATGTGCAGAGGATGAGGAGCTGCAGCTTCTGCCTATCCTGGCCCGACCTTCTTCTGAACACAGCTCTTAACGACAGCTTGGCATACTTCAGAAGGAACGGCCCAGACTGGCTGTTCTCACAATCTGACTGCCCCCCTTCCTCTTTAGAAGGGAAGCTCAAGGCACTGCTGAGTGGTCTCGGGTCTCGCAGCCACAGCAGGATGTAGAGGATGGCAATAACATGGCAGCAAAGGTAAGCCACGAAAGCTTCCAACAAGCCAAACTCCTGCTCCAGGAAGCCGCCCAGGAGGAAACCCACCATGCCACCGACGAAGATCATGGACTCGGCCACGGCCATGCGTAGGGTCCGGCTGGAGCTAGAGTCTGTGGTGACGTCGGCCAGGTAGCTGAAGGAGCTGAGAAAGATTGAGGCATGGCCGCCAATAAGTCCTATGAAGCCGGCGGCCAACAGGCACCAGTAGACACTCATggtctccaccaccaccatggcTACCAACACCCCACCACTCAGCAGAGACAGTATGAAGGGCAGCACCATGACAGACTTGCGGCCGACTTGGTCCGACCATGAGCCCAGGAGTATGGCTGGAAGGATCGCAACCAAGCTGAGGACAGTGATGTAGACCAGCAGAATGTAGGAGGACCTAGACTCGACCTCCTCATCTTCTTCATGATGGCCACAGGTGTTATTATGTAGTTCCTTGCACACCTTTAAAGATTACACAAAAAAGAATGATCGTGAGCATTTATTGTGGAATATTTTTTGCTTCATTAAATGCAGCACATTCTACTAGTTTTCTTTGCAAGAAaagaactttcttttttctggatttgTCCACACTTTTCTTCCCTGTTTAatcatttccaattcccacgCACTAGATAGGTCCCCTCATCACACAATTCCACCAGCGCTGGTAGGGTGTAGGCCAGCATGTGCTTTCTCAGAGTTAAATGAATCCAgaaaaccatgtttttttttaaactatctGTATTACCATGTACACACCGCACATCTTCAGAGTCGTCAGATTGTTGTACCCTTTACACTACACAACTTCTTGTCTTGTAACCAGAAACATACAGACAAACAAGAAAAGAATGTGAATAAGAACATGGATAAACTCATCCACAGCTTTCTCCTCTGCATATCTTGCACTCTCATTGCCTGTAGCTAGTCGCAGCACTAACTTCCAGTCACAGCcctttttatacagtgtttaagGTTGCCGACAGGTCCAGATATCAAACCTACTAAAAATTTGGCGAAAAGTCTTtttgtgtgaatctggcataATGCAACGTCCTTGAACAATTGAATTTGGAGGAGAACGCTGGAAGAGAACGCTAGCCAGCAATCTCCTGATGATAGGGCCAAAGCTTCAGTCTACCACTTATTTTAGATCAATGTCCAATAGATATTTTCCATAAAAACCTTAATTGATCAATATGTCTGGGGAAGAGGCAGTACATGGGGTGGTGACGTGCAAAAACTGTCAAATATAAAAATTCAAAGGATATTAGACAAGAAGAATGTGGAACTTTAAAGGTTCTCTTGCTAAACGTTACTTTTTATATTcaataacaaatatttttttatttaataactgcATGTAGTTAAAGATCTATAAGGCATCAATTTTTGGCCATTCAAATTGCAAGAGATATGTGTGgatggtgtggtgcaacagataataccactactgGTCAGTatgctaccacaccatgttggagactggagttcaattcccagtctgggtgaatatgctgcgctacaccaataagagtccttgggcaaggctCCTAACGTcacgttggcccacctctgtaatttGAGTTAACCATATATACATGGATCATAATGTACCAGTTAGGAGAACATGATATATTAGATGTTTCATTtgccttgcaattaatctttATAGTGTTTTCTGCTAGAATAATATAAGCTTCAGGCTTAAATATTAACTATATGTTCATATTTGTATGATTCTGGTtatgcagcatcagcagcatgtTTCTTGTGAGCATTGTTCTGCCCACTTCTCCAaggttacatagtgcagtagtagGTGGGCTGAGCCAAGAGTAGCCACGATAGAGGCACTATTTTTCCTATTACAgctcagtggagcatcaccatgattttgtcattttaaggtaaaaatgttacataatgttgctttcaAAATACTAAAAAAAGGTCAAGTGGGTTCACGCAACCATGTCAGTGAAGTGTTTCAGCTTCTAAGACACTTGACTGAGTAATATGTGCTCAGTGAAGTAAATCGCACTGAAGTGCTCTGAGGGAATTCTAATTAACTGAACTGACTGTTTTATATATTACCTGTTCATTCAGCTTCATATGGTCATATTCAACTAATGAAAGCTAaagaaataattacatttaattcaaGTTAGACACAAGCTGTTACTGTACTACTACAGATGTCCTGGGCACATGGTCAACAGCAACTACAGTCAACAGCAACAACACTaagtaaaacattaaaaacaatatGCAAATGTGTAATATAAATATCAGGAGAAgatttttcttcagttttaccTTAAGTTTCCAAATACTTGTTAAGTAAGTTTGAAAACCTGCATGCATATTTATGTATGCATATTTAATGAGCAAGCCGGTCTTAGTAAGCCATCCTTGGTAATTAGTTTCATCAATTTATTTGCCATAAAATGCATCCAGTTTCTTCTGTGGTTTACCAACAGTTTTTTGGTAATCTGATTCTTATGATCTCAAGCTCCCACAGTATACAGGGATCACAGGTGACAGTGACCCCCAGACCTGCATCCCCTGGTAACTCCACCAAGAAACTACAAACCCTTTACTTGTGGCTTTTCACAAATGATCACATGTTACATTTGCAATAAATATAAAGGAAAATAAAGGATAATAAGGACAAAATATACAAGAAAAAGATACTGTACACGTCAGAATCGTCAGCAGTGCATTTGAACTATTAAACTTTCCCCATGCAATAGCTGTGCACATTCCAATAATGCATTCACCCACCCCCTTGCAAGGGCACGCAGGCAGAGTTCATAGGAAGGCTAGGAAAAGGAAGAGGAAAGGAGGCAGAGGATGCGTGCCACATGCTGCTCCGAGCAATGCACGGAGACAAGAGCAGGCACTGGAAACAGCTTAACATCTCTATGAAAATTACAAGGAGCTACTGCAGAATATACTGCTCCTCCGGTGGCACAAAACAGATGTAGGAAGACGTGTCAATGCTTTATGCTTTTGTCCTGTCGCAGACGAGGTCAGGGGTGACATCACGCATAAGACCTGAACCAACTTTTATGCTCAGCAGCATAAGCCAGACAAATGACCACCAGCGATAATTGAATCTAGAGCGCAGAAGATTACAAAGCCTTCTAGTTTAGCTTTGGGAACACTGTGAGTCATGGTCAGGCTGATTAATGCCTGCTGCAGCTCTGGGTTTTTGAGCACATCTCAAGCAGCGCTGTTGCGCTCCAAATCGGCTGGGGCTGTGTTTAGCCTGCTCAGCTCTAAGCGCCTCCGTCTTCTGCTCTAGGACTAGGACTGCACCCTGCTGACCTGTTTTTCGAGACACTGAGCAAAACACTGTTCCTCAGGACTGCCTTGATTAATCTacctctcctttttctctctctctctctctctctcccattccaTTTTCCCTTCTCCGCAAAGTTTGTCGCAAGACACAGGCAGTCCAAAGTGACTGATGCAGCCTACCTTCTCAATGACCAGTTGCTGATATGCTGGCAGCATGATGAAGATGCTGGTCATGTAGAAGAAAATCGCCGGCTCTACTGTAACAATCCTCCGCAGCTTCTCCAGCCATTCTGGCATGTTCACCGTCCAAAAAGTATATGTTTTGCAGAGGTTTCAAAGCAGAGTCATTCCATTTCCAGGGTGCGTGAAGAGACAGCTATTGAGTGAGGGAAGTTCTTGTATCTTCTCATAACACTCTGCTTAGGTGAAGTCACAGTCACATGCGAGTCAGCCACCGAAAGCAGGAAAAGCCTTAGTCATGACCTTCTCTTATCAGGAAAACACACTGTTCATGTTCATTGCTCGGGAGGCTGTTTTATTGCACACACCAAATACCTACGAACACTCCCTGGCCACCTTCACAGGCCTTTCTGTGCTACCAAAGGCAACCATGACCCACAGCTGCCTCGTGTCGGCGAGTCGCATGCTACTTTGCTTTACGCAAAAAGAATCGTACAAAGCGGCGAGAAAGAGAAAGGTGCGAAAATGATTGAAACCAATTGTGAAGGCCTTATTACAGCCTGTCAGAGGTTTCTTTATAATGTTCCATAAAAATGTAGGGAGGTTTAACACAGTCTCACTAGGAGGGTGGCAGGGTTGAGTTCATGATAATGACTGTGTGAATCAAGCCAACTCTAAATTAGATGATAAGAGAGCAGACCGTTCTTTACAATGGCATGTTATGCAATATTCAATGGCAGAGCTCAACAGTGGTGTTAACCCCTAATAAGCCAAAGCCGAACCCACTTGTTCATTGCTTGGATTAGCTACACATTTCTTATTGGCTGACCGACAGTACATGTAGTTCTCCCATATTAAGAACAGTAATAGCTTTATTTGAATGGAaatgacacactcacacacgtttTTATTAGTGTCTTTCTACTTTCTTTGCAGAAGCATCTGCAATGACTGAATAACACATTAGTGAAAATATCACACCAGGCTCCTCAGTGATTCATCCCATTACACCTGCAGTGCCTTGAATTCCAATTCAATAAGCACTTGGATTATTACACTGCGCACAATGTGTGCAAAGGATAAGTTTTAATGTAAATGCTGCAGTGGATAAGAGACCTAGGGGACCCTATGTGCAAAGATGTATCTTACGCACTGGCTAGTGAGCAGACTCCCTCCAGAGACCTTACACCTGCTGATTTTATTGCAAATATTTACATTGAGCTTGGGGCTCAGAGTCTGCTTTCCAGTGCCTGTACTTT
The Salminus brasiliensis chromosome 10, fSalBra1.hap2, whole genome shotgun sequence genome window above contains:
- the LOC140564795 gene encoding proton-coupled folate transporter; the encoded protein is MPEWLEKLRRIVTVEPAIFFYMTSIFIMLPAYQQLVIEKVCKELHNNTCGHHEEDEEVESRSSYILLVYITVLSLVAILPAILLGSWSDQVGRKSVMVLPFILSLLSGGVLVAMVVVETMSVYWCLLAAGFIGLIGGHASIFLSSFSYLADVTTDSSSSRTLRMAVAESMIFVGGMVGFLLGGFLEQEFGLLEAFVAYLCCHVIAILYILLWLRDPRPLSSALSFPSKEEGGQSDCENSQSGPFLLKYAKLSLRAVFRRRSGQDRQKLQLLILCTFINNLVAVGEQSILLLYLKYKPREFTTEMFGAYNSARMFLLGFGLLGLFPLLMRCFREMTLAKLSAVFRAASYVLLAFSTNTWMVFLVAVVATPAGITQAVIRSLSSAIVGPDEQGAMFSFSASVEATCYLFGAIIFNGLYPQTLPTFPGMPFIVMAGFCIIVLILMQWISEMPVTHRRLLLQD